DNA from Kitasatospora acidiphila:
CTGCGGCACGTCGACGCGGTCACCGGCCTCTACTACTACCTGATCCACTACTGGACGGCGGCGTTCGGGCACTCGCTGCTGGTCATCCGGATCCCCACCGTGCTGGCGATGGCCGGGGCGGCCGCCTTCGTGGCGCTGACCGGCCGCAAGCTGTTCGGCACCAGGACCGGTCTGGTCGCCGGTGTGCTGTTCGCGTTGATCCCCTCGGTCTCGCGCTACGCGCAGGAGGTCCGCGGCTACGCCTTCGTGGTGTTCTTCGCCGCGGCGGCGACCTACCTGCTGATGCGTGCGCTGGAGCGGCCCACCACCTGGCCCTGGGTGCTCTACACGGTGGCCCTGCTCGGCGCCGGCAGCTTCCACATGATCGCGCTGGTCTTCCTGGCACCGCACGCCCTGGTCACCGCCTGGCGCTGGTGGACCACCCGTGACAAGCGGCTGCTGATCGGCTTCCCGGCCGCCGTGCTGGCCGGACTCCTGCCGCTGGTGCCGCTGGCCCTGGAGGGCCAGAAGCAGGTGGGGCGCCAGCTCAACTGGCTCGCCAAGCCCAGCCTGGAGGACGTCCCGACCGTCTTCTGGCACGGGCTCTACGGCTCCCAGGCGATCAGCCTGGGCATGCTCGCGCTGGCGGTGCTCCCGCTGGCCTGGGCGCGCGGCCGGCGCCACGCGGTGGAGCTCGGCCTCGTCGCGGTGCTGCCGATCGCGCTGCTCTGGATCATCTCGCAGGGCCAGACCTCGTACTTCATCGACCGCTACATGCTCTTCACCCTCCCCGCCTGGGCAGTGCTGGCCGGCGCCGGCCTGACCGCGCTGCGTCCCAGGGCGCTGACGGCCGGCGGCCTGATCCTGGTGCTGCTGCTCGGGAGCCACGAGCAGCTGGCCCTGCGCCAGAAGTTCTCCCACACCGAATGGGACGGGGCCGCCGCCGCGGCGGTCATCGCCAAGGGCTACCAGCCGGGCGACGGCCTGGTGCCGCTGCGCAACGGGAACGCCATCCTCTCGGGGGTGGTCTCCGCGGTGGACTTCTACCTGCCGAAGCAGGACAAGCTGAAGGACGTCTTCGTCGCCGAGAGCGCGGTCGACCGCGGCGACCTGTACCCGCAGATGTGCACCGACCTGGCCGCCTGCCTCGGGGACACCAAGCGGGTCTGGGTGGTGACGATCGGCTGGTGGGACCCGTTCAACGGCTTCTCGCCCGAGGAGAAGAAGGTGCTCACCTCGGCCTTCCCCAAGAAGACGGTGACCCAGGTGCCGAACGCCGTGGTCACCCTGCTGGAGCGCTGACCGCCGGTCAGCCCCCGTTTCACCGCCGTCGGCCCGGGCCGGATCCTCGAACCGGCCTGGGTTGTCGGCGGCGGGCCATAGACTCGAAGAGCCATGACTAGTCTCTTTGACGACCTCCCGCTGCCCGGCTTCGAGCCCTTCGAGGCCAAGCCCGCCGATGCGACGACGCCCATGGACTTCGCCGAGGAGCCGCCGCCCGAGGCGGACTACGGGTACGACGGGGGCGGCTACGAGGAAGAGATCCCCGCTGATCTCTTCCACACCGACTACGCCGCCCAGGCGGAGCGCGACGCCTACCACCGCAACGGGGCGCACCGCACCGTGGTCGACCCGGCGCAGCTGCTGGCGGGCATGAACGACCCGCAGCGCGAGGCGGTGCTGCACGCGGGCTCCCCGCTGCTCATCGTGGCCGGCGCCGGCTCCGGCAAGACCCGGGTGCTCACCCACCGGATCGCCTACCTGCTCGCCGCCCGCGGCGCGCACCCGGGGGAGATCCTGGCGATCACCTTCACCAACAAGGCGGCCGGCGAGATGCGCGAGCGCGTCGAGCAGCTGGTCGGCCCGCGGGCCCGCTCGATGTGGGTGGCCACCTTCCACAGCGCCTGCGTGCGGATCCTGCGCCGGGAGAGCAAGCGGCTGGGCTTCACCTCCAGCTTCTCGATCTACGACTCGGCCGATTCGCAGCGGCTGATGTCCCTGGTCTGCCGGGACCTCGACCTCGACCCCAAGCAGTTCCCGCCGAAGTCGTTCAGCGCCAAGGTCTCCAACCTCAAGAACGAGCTGATCGACCACGAGAGCTACGCGGCCCAGGCGGCCAACCCGATGGAGCGCAAGCTCGCCGAGGCGTACGCGCTCTACCAGGCCCGGCTGCGCGAGGCCAACGCGCTGGACTTCGACGACATCATCATGACCACGGTCAACCTGCTGCAGGCCTTCCCGGACGCGGCGGAGCACTACCGGCGGCGGTTCCGGCACATCCTGGTCGACGAGTACCAGGACACCAACCACGCCCAGTACATGCTGATCCGCGAGCTGACCGGCGGCGCCGTCGGCAGCGCGCCCAAGCGCACCGTGGACGGCGAGTTCGTCAACCCGGCGCAGGCCGGGCTGTCCGAGCTGCCGCCCGCCGAGCTGTGCGTGGTGGGCGACGCCGACCAGTCGATCTACGCCTTCCGCGGTGCCACCATCCGCAACATCCTCCAGTTCGAGGAGGACTACCCGGACGCCGTCACCATCCTGCTGGAGCAGAACTACCGCTCCACCCAGACCATCCTGTCGGCCGCCAACGCGGTGATCGAGCGCAACGCCAACCGCCGCGACAAGAAGCTCTGGACGGCCGGCGACCACGGCGAGAAGGTGGTCGGCTACGTCGCCGACGACGAGCACGGCGAGGCCCAGTTCATCGCCGACGAGATCGACCGGCTCACCGACGCCGGCGACGCCCGGCCCGGCGATGTGGCGATCTTCTACCGGACCAACGCGCAGTCCCGGGTCTTCGAGGAGGTGTTCATCCGGGTCGGCCTGCCTTACAAGGTGGTCGGCGGGGTGCGCTTCTACGAGCGCAAGGAGGTCCGCGACGTGCTGGCCTACCTGCGGGTGCTGGCCAACCCGGAGGACACCGTGCCGCTGCGCCGGATCCTCAACGTGCCCAAGCGCGGCATCGGCGACCGGGCCGAGGCGATGATCGAGGCGCTGTCCGCGCGGGAGCGGATCTCCTTCGCCCAGGCGCTGCTGCGGGTCGACGAGGCCTACGGGATGGCCGCGCGCTCCGCCAACGCGGTGAAGAAGTTCAACGCGCTGCTGGCCTCGCTGCGCCAGGTGGTGGACTCCGGCGCCGGACCGGCCGCGATCCTGGAGGCCGTGCTCGAGGAGACCGGCTACCTGGCCGAGCTGCAGGCCTCCACCGATCCGCAGGACGAGACCCGGATCGAGAACCTCCAGGAGCTGGCTTCGGTCGCGCTCGAATACGAGCAGGACCCGGGCGAGCGGCCGGATGCCGGCGAGGAGGGCGCGCCGCCGGTCGGCTCACTGGCCGACTTCCTGGAGCGGGTGGCGCTGGTCGCCGACTCCGACCAGATCCCCGACGACGAGGAGGGGCAGGGCGTCATCACCATGATGACCCTGCACACCGCCAAGGGCCTGGAGTTCCCGGTGGTCTTCCTCACCGGCATGGAGGACGGGATCTTCCCGCACATGCGGGCGCTCAGCCAGGTCAAGGAGTTGGAGGAGGAGCGGCGACTGGCCTACGTCGGCCTGACCCGGGCCCGCAACCGGCTCTACCTGACCCGCTCGGTGCTGCGCAGCGCCTGGGGCCAGCCCGCCTACAACCCGGCCTCCCGGTTCCTGGAGGAGATCCCGACCGAGCTGGTGGAGTGGAAGCGCACCGGCGCGGCCGCCACGCCGCCCTCCCGCAGCCTCTCCATGGGCGGCTCGCGCAGCGGCTCGGGCGGCTCCGGCGGCCTGAGCAGCACGGCCGGGCCGAAGGCCGGCTGGGGCCGGTCGGCGCGCACAGTGACTGAGCGCGAGGTGGTCGGCCTGGCCGTCGGCGACCGGGTCAGCCACGACAAGTTCGGCCTCGGCACGGTCGCCGAGGTGGCCGGCAGCGGCGACAAGGCCAAGGCCACCATCGACTTCGGCACGGCGGGCCGCAAGGTGCTGCTGCTGCGCTACGCACCGGTGGAGAAGCTCTGAGCCGTCGGACCTGACGACGTGCCATCACGGCCCGGGACCCGTTCGAGGGTCCTGGGCTGTGATTTTTTCATCACTTTGGCCCGAGACCGGTGGACCTGGTGGCGTGGGCGCTAACCTCCCCTCAGGTCGGTTATTGCTGGTTAACGTGGAGGCAGTGATGGGTGTGTCTGGCCCGATCCGGGTCGTGGTCGCCAAGCCGGGGCTCGACGGCCACGACCGTGGCGCCAAGGTGATCGCTCGCGCGCTGCGCGACGCCGGCATGGAGGTGATCTACACCGGCCTGCACCAGACGCCCGAGCAGGTGGTGGACACCGCGATCCAGGAGGACGCGGACGGCATCGGCCTGTCCATCCTCTCCGGCGCCCACATGACGCTCTGCGCCCGGGTGATCGAGCTGCTCAAGGAGCGCGACGCGGCCGACATCAAGGTGTTCTGCGGCGGGATCATCCCCGAGGCCGACATCGCCGAGCTGAAGGCCATGGGCGTGGCGGACATCTTCACCCCCGGTACGCCCACCAGCGCCGTGGTGGCCTGGGTCGAGGCCAACCTGCGTCAGGCGAGCTGAGCCGCCCTGGGCCCGGCGTCACCCCGGTGCCGCCGGGCCCGCCAGCTCCGCGAGCATCGCGGCCCGGAACCGCAAGGTCCGGGCCAGCCGGTCGAAGGTCTCGGCCCAGGCGGTGTCGGGAGCGGCATCGGCCGCCAGTGCGGCCACGGCCGGCGCGGTCGCGGGCGCCAGCGAGCGCTCGGTCAGGCCGAGCACCCCGCTGTGGCTCCACGGGTAGGCACCGGAGGCCGCGGCCCGCTCCAGGGCCGCCACCACCGCGGTGGACAGCGGCGGCGTCCACGGGGTGGCACAGGCTCCGAGCAGCTGGAAGGCGTCTCCCAGCCCGTGGCTGCGCAGGAACGCGGCGGTCCAGCCGGCCCGTTCGGCGGGCGGCAGCACCGCGAGCAGCCGCGAAGGCCCACCCGGCCGGAGTCCCCCAGCCTCCGGCCGGGGGGACCCCCATGGGGAGGGCGCGCCCGCACCGCGAACCGGGCGGTCGGCCCGGGGCGGCGGGCCGAGCAGCACCCGGGCCCAGCCGGTGTCGCGCTGGCGCACCGCGGCCCGGGCCCAGGCCTCGTGGAGCTCCTCGCGCCACAGCGTGCCGCCGTCCGCGGCATCGGCCGCCGGCAGCGCCAGCAGCTGAGCCGGCGTCAAGTCGAAGGTCTCGGTCCAGGTGTCCAGCGGGGTCGCGGCCAGCACCTCGCCCAGCCGCCAGGCCTGCTCGCCGCGTCCGGTCGGGGAATCGGGCGCCACGCCGTCGCGCCGCATCGCCGCCGTGACCTCGCCCGGCGGGGTGACCAGCAGCCGGCTGCCGTCCGGCGCCAACTCGACGGCGGCCAGGGCCCGCCCGGCCATCCGACGGCCCAGCGCGGAGGCCGGCAGGCCGGCCAGCAGCTCGGCGGCGGTGGCCCGGACGCTCTTGCTGCGATCGTCCAACGCGGCCTCCAGGAACGGCTCGTCGGCCAGGCTCAGGCCCTCCTGCAGCGCGTCCAGGAAGAGCAGCCGGTCCTCGGCCCGCTCCCGGGCCCAACTGCCGCTCAGCAGCGCCAGCGCCGCGGCCGGATCGCGACGGCGCAGCCTGGTCAGATGGGTGACCCGCTCGGCGAACAGACCGTCCTGCCAGATCCGGTCGGCATCGGTGGGCGACTCGGCGGCGGTGGTGCGCAGCACGAACCGCCATTGCGGGTTCCGCTCGGCCAGCCAGCGGCCCAGCGGTCCGGCCAGCGCCACCGCGTCCGCCCGCACCTCGTTGCGGGCCCGCGCCGCCTCCAGCAGCCCCGGCACCAGCGCGGCGGGCGGCCGGTAACCGCGGCTGCGGGCCTCGGCCAGCCACTGCGGCAGCAGCTCGGCGAGGTTGGCGGGGCCGACGCTGCGGCCGGCCAGCAGCACGGTGAGCCGGCGGGCGGCGGCATCGGGCAACTCCGGGCGCGGGTCCCAGGCGGCGGGCTCGGGCAGCTCGGCCGGCGCGGGCAGCGGCAGCAGCCCGGCCCGGCGGCGCACGGTGGCCAGCGCCGCCTGCTCCAGCAGGGCGGTGGCCTGGTCCGGGCCGGCCAGCTCGGCGGTCGCCGCGCGGTACGCGGGCGGGCCGGCGGGGGTGGCAGGGGGCGGCGGTCGGTGCCGAGCAGGGCGGTGCCGAGCAGGGCGGACCAGTGGTCGGCGGCGGTGTCGCCGGTCATACGGGTGCTCCCGTCGCCGTCGCCGTCGCCGTCGCCGCCGTCAGGCCGGTCGGCCGGCCGGCGTCGTCCCACGCCGTGATCGGACGGAAGCCCTGGTGGCCGCACTCGCCGAAGACGGTGACCGGGTGCCCGCCGGAGACCGCCGCGAGCAGCCAGCGGGCGGCCTCAGGTGTGTCCGGGTCCAGCGGCAGGGCATGCTGACCGTCCGTCAGCAGCCAGCCCTGCGGGCCGGGCGCCAGCGCCGCCTCCGACAGCACCACCGGCCAGGCGGCCTGCCACGGATCGGCGGCGACCGCCTCGCCGTAGTCGGCGGCGGCATCGGCGACGCGGCAGCCGGGCGGCGGGTCGAGCGGGCCGGGCTCGGGCGTTCCGTAGGAGGCGCCGAGCACCGCGCGCAGCGGGGCGGCGGCCGGGTAGTAGGCCAACTCGGCCTCCAGTGCCCGGCCGACGGGCAGCGCCAGCTCGGGCAGCCGGCCGGGCGGGGCGTAGCAGAGCAGCAGCGCGGGATGGCCGGTCTTGGTGCCGCGCAGCCAGATCCGGCGCTGCGTCAGCCGCTCCTCGGGCAGGTCCTGACTGCCGAGCACCAGCCAGCGATCGCGGACCGTCCGACCGGCCAGCAGCTCGGCGGAGTCGGTGGTGAAGCCGACCCGGGTGCGCACGGTGGCGGCCAGCGGCTCGGGCAGCTCGTCGACCCGCTGGTAGGCGGCGGCCAGCAGGTCCAGCAGGGCGATGCCGGCCAGCTGCTGATCCCCCGTCAACCCGGCCAGCTCGCGGGCACCGGCGGCCAGGCCGGGAGCCTGCGCATCGACCATCCGGGCGGCCACCTCGCCCCACTCGCCCGCGGTGCCCGGGTCGGCCAGGCCGCGCCGGATCCGGTCGGCGAGCCGCAGCCGCAGCTCCTGGGCGCCGGCCGCCACCCGGGCGGCCCGCCGCTCGGCACGGCGCGCGGCGGCGACCGGGTCGGCGGGGGCGGCGCCCTGCACA
Protein-coding regions in this window:
- a CDS encoding SWIM zinc finger family protein; the protein is MVVEPTGPDWQCGCPGRQRPCQHVLGLLLLWSAGPEAVPGGAEPPGWAARWLTERVKSPVQSAVQSPVQGPVQGAAPADPVAAARRAERRAARVAAGAQELRLRLADRIRRGLADPGTAGEWGEVAARMVDAQAPGLAAGARELAGLTGDQQLAGIALLDLLAAAYQRVDELPEPLAATVRTRVGFTTDSAELLAGRTVRDRWLVLGSQDLPEERLTQRRIWLRGTKTGHPALLLCYAPPGRLPELALPVGRALEAELAYYPAAAPLRAVLGASYGTPEPGPLDPPPGCRVADAAADYGEAVAADPWQAAWPVVLSEAALAPGPQGWLLTDGQHALPLDPDTPEAARWLLAAVSGGHPVTVFGECGHQGFRPITAWDDAGRPTGLTAATATATATGAPV
- a CDS encoding DUF5691 domain-containing protein, whose protein sequence is MAGPDQATALLEQAALATVRRRAGLLPLPAPAELPEPAAWDPRPELPDAAARRLTVLLAGRSVGPANLAELLPQWLAEARSRGYRPPAALVPGLLEAARARNEVRADAVALAGPLGRWLAERNPQWRFVLRTTAAESPTDADRIWQDGLFAERVTHLTRLRRRDPAAALALLSGSWARERAEDRLLFLDALQEGLSLADEPFLEAALDDRSKSVRATAAELLAGLPASALGRRMAGRALAAVELAPDGSRLLVTPPGEVTAAMRRDGVAPDSPTGRGEQAWRLGEVLAATPLDTWTETFDLTPAQLLALPAADAADGGTLWREELHEAWARAAVRQRDTGWARVLLGPPPRADRPVRGAGAPSPWGSPRPEAGGLRPGGPSRLLAVLPPAERAGWTAAFLRSHGLGDAFQLLGACATPWTPPLSTAVVAALERAAASGAYPWSHSGVLGLTERSLAPATAPAVAALAADAAPDTAWAETFDRLARTLRFRAAMLAELAGPAAPG
- the pcrA gene encoding DNA helicase PcrA; this encodes MTSLFDDLPLPGFEPFEAKPADATTPMDFAEEPPPEADYGYDGGGYEEEIPADLFHTDYAAQAERDAYHRNGAHRTVVDPAQLLAGMNDPQREAVLHAGSPLLIVAGAGSGKTRVLTHRIAYLLAARGAHPGEILAITFTNKAAGEMRERVEQLVGPRARSMWVATFHSACVRILRRESKRLGFTSSFSIYDSADSQRLMSLVCRDLDLDPKQFPPKSFSAKVSNLKNELIDHESYAAQAANPMERKLAEAYALYQARLREANALDFDDIIMTTVNLLQAFPDAAEHYRRRFRHILVDEYQDTNHAQYMLIRELTGGAVGSAPKRTVDGEFVNPAQAGLSELPPAELCVVGDADQSIYAFRGATIRNILQFEEDYPDAVTILLEQNYRSTQTILSAANAVIERNANRRDKKLWTAGDHGEKVVGYVADDEHGEAQFIADEIDRLTDAGDARPGDVAIFYRTNAQSRVFEEVFIRVGLPYKVVGGVRFYERKEVRDVLAYLRVLANPEDTVPLRRILNVPKRGIGDRAEAMIEALSARERISFAQALLRVDEAYGMAARSANAVKKFNALLASLRQVVDSGAGPAAILEAVLEETGYLAELQASTDPQDETRIENLQELASVALEYEQDPGERPDAGEEGAPPVGSLADFLERVALVADSDQIPDDEEGQGVITMMTLHTAKGLEFPVVFLTGMEDGIFPHMRALSQVKELEEERRLAYVGLTRARNRLYLTRSVLRSAWGQPAYNPASRFLEEIPTELVEWKRTGAAATPPSRSLSMGGSRSGSGGSGGLSSTAGPKAGWGRSARTVTEREVVGLAVGDRVSHDKFGLGTVAEVAGSGDKAKATIDFGTAGRKVLLLRYAPVEKL
- a CDS encoding glycosyltransferase family 39 protein; protein product: MSVSATSSSATSSGAAAEGDTQARAANPFGTMLVRAGSLVWLWPALLTLGLGLYKANTPLLWADELATWNAANRSPHQLYDMLRHVDAVTGLYYYLIHYWTAAFGHSLLVIRIPTVLAMAGAAAFVALTGRKLFGTRTGLVAGVLFALIPSVSRYAQEVRGYAFVVFFAAAATYLLMRALERPTTWPWVLYTVALLGAGSFHMIALVFLAPHALVTAWRWWTTRDKRLLIGFPAAVLAGLLPLVPLALEGQKQVGRQLNWLAKPSLEDVPTVFWHGLYGSQAISLGMLALAVLPLAWARGRRHAVELGLVAVLPIALLWIISQGQTSYFIDRYMLFTLPAWAVLAGAGLTALRPRALTAGGLILVLLLGSHEQLALRQKFSHTEWDGAAAAAVIAKGYQPGDGLVPLRNGNAILSGVVSAVDFYLPKQDKLKDVFVAESAVDRGDLYPQMCTDLAACLGDTKRVWVVTIGWWDPFNGFSPEEKKVLTSAFPKKTVTQVPNAVVTLLER
- a CDS encoding cobalamin B12-binding domain-containing protein, whose amino-acid sequence is MGVSGPIRVVVAKPGLDGHDRGAKVIARALRDAGMEVIYTGLHQTPEQVVDTAIQEDADGIGLSILSGAHMTLCARVIELLKERDAADIKVFCGGIIPEADIAELKAMGVADIFTPGTPTSAVVAWVEANLRQAS